The following proteins are co-located in the Amphiprion ocellaris isolate individual 3 ecotype Okinawa chromosome 7, ASM2253959v1, whole genome shotgun sequence genome:
- the tagln gene encoding transgelin isoform X1: MATKQVVGMANKGPSYGMSRQVQDKIDSKYDPELEQILVEWISRQCGSGVGRPEPGKMGFQAWLKDGCVLSELINSLFAGDKPVKKIQSSPMAFKQMEQISQFLNAAEKYGVTKTDMFQTVDLWEGKDLAAVQRTLSALGSLAITKDEGTYNGDPNWFFKKAQENKREFSDEQIKAGKNVIGLQMGSNKGASQEGMSYGRPRQIL; encoded by the exons ATGGCAACAAAG CAGGTTGTCGGCATGGCTAACAAAGGTCCATCCTACGGCATGAGCCGGCAGGTTCAGGATAAGATCGACAGCAAGTATGACCCTGAGCTGGAGCAGATCCTGGTGGAGTGGATCAGCCGTCAGTGTGGCTCCGGTGTGGGAAGGCCAGAGCCTGGCAAGATGGGCTTCCAGGCCTGGCTGAAAGACGGATGT GTCCTGAGCGAGCTCATTAACAGTCTTTTTGCCGGTGATAAACCTGTGAAGAAGATTCAGAGCTCACCCATGGCCTTCAAGCAGATGGAGCAGATCTCCCAGTTCCTCAACGCTGCAGAGAAGTATGGCGTCACCAAGACTGACATGTTCCAGACCGTGGATCTCTGGGAAG GTAAGGACCTAGCAGCAGTGCAGAGGACCTTGTCAGCTCTGGGCAGCTTGGCCATCACCAAGGATGAAGGCACATACAATGGAGATCCCAACTGGTTCTTCAA GAAAGCACAGGAGAACAAGCGAGAATTCAGCGACGAGCAGATAAAGGCTGGCAAAAATGTGATTGGCCTACAGATGGGGTCCAATAAAGGTGCCAGTCAGGAGGGCATGAGCTACGGAAGACCTCGACAGATCCTTTAA
- the tagln gene encoding transgelin isoform X2 translates to MATKVVGMANKGPSYGMSRQVQDKIDSKYDPELEQILVEWISRQCGSGVGRPEPGKMGFQAWLKDGCVLSELINSLFAGDKPVKKIQSSPMAFKQMEQISQFLNAAEKYGVTKTDMFQTVDLWEGKDLAAVQRTLSALGSLAITKDEGTYNGDPNWFFKKAQENKREFSDEQIKAGKNVIGLQMGSNKGASQEGMSYGRPRQIL, encoded by the exons ATGGCAACAAAG GTTGTCGGCATGGCTAACAAAGGTCCATCCTACGGCATGAGCCGGCAGGTTCAGGATAAGATCGACAGCAAGTATGACCCTGAGCTGGAGCAGATCCTGGTGGAGTGGATCAGCCGTCAGTGTGGCTCCGGTGTGGGAAGGCCAGAGCCTGGCAAGATGGGCTTCCAGGCCTGGCTGAAAGACGGATGT GTCCTGAGCGAGCTCATTAACAGTCTTTTTGCCGGTGATAAACCTGTGAAGAAGATTCAGAGCTCACCCATGGCCTTCAAGCAGATGGAGCAGATCTCCCAGTTCCTCAACGCTGCAGAGAAGTATGGCGTCACCAAGACTGACATGTTCCAGACCGTGGATCTCTGGGAAG GTAAGGACCTAGCAGCAGTGCAGAGGACCTTGTCAGCTCTGGGCAGCTTGGCCATCACCAAGGATGAAGGCACATACAATGGAGATCCCAACTGGTTCTTCAA GAAAGCACAGGAGAACAAGCGAGAATTCAGCGACGAGCAGATAAAGGCTGGCAAAAATGTGATTGGCCTACAGATGGGGTCCAATAAAGGTGCCAGTCAGGAGGGCATGAGCTACGGAAGACCTCGACAGATCCTTTAA
- the cbln18 gene encoding cerebellin 18, whose protein sequence is MVVLPVLFLLGSLFSCGRVEADSTTAEMLKEAALQWKGPLTCNKWDCNCTFTQQRGCCCAANELYGLEDETFMRMKHLWLRIAALNSRVMMLTDGAKIAFKATIDPSIGVNEGCFGPFNINVPIPYGIVSLNDGYGYNRNLGTFTAPCAGVYVFSITVYSSVTKEDRLYHKVQLMKNMMTVGSVWENNREDNEDSATQIVVVELRKGDQVYAVLMSGRKLCSSLQFNIFTGYILYPYTDDTSPYPDYSK, encoded by the exons ATGGTTGTATTACCAGTTTTGTTCCTGTTGGGGTCACTGTTTTCCTGTGGTCGAGTGGAGGCAGATTCCACCAcagctgaaatgctgaaagaGGCTGCAC TCCAATGGAAGGGACCCCTGACTTGTAACAAGTGGGACTGCAATTGTACTTTTACTCAGCAGCGTGGCTGctgctgtgcagccaatgaattGTATGGACTGGAAGACGAGACCTTCATGAGGATGAAACATTTGTGGCTCAGAATCGCAGCACTGAATAGCAGAGTAATGATGCTCACTG ATGGTGCCAAGATTGCTTTCAAGGCCACCATTGACCCAAGCATTGGCGTTAATGAAGGCTGCTTTGGGCCTTTCAATATCAACGTGCCAATCCCCTACGGCATTGTCAGCCTTAATGATGGCTATGGATACAATCGTAACTTGG GTACCTTCACTGCCCCTTGTGCTGGTGTTTATGTCTTTTCCATCACAGTCTATTCATCTGTGACTAAGGAGGACCGTCTCTACCATAAA GTGCAGCTGATGAAGAATATGATGACAGTGGGCAGTGTGTGGGAGAACAACCGAGAGGATAATGAAGACAGCGCCACTCag ATTGTGGTTGTGGAGCTGAGAAAAGGCGATCAGGTCTATGCAGTGCTGATGTCTGGGAGGAAACTCTGCAGTTCTCTGCAGTTCAACATCTTCACTGGTTACATACTCTACCCTTATACTGACGACACTTCACCCTACCCCGATTACAGTAAATGA
- the LOC111574511 gene encoding complement C1q-like protein 2: MRALVLLCLVHVALARNYGWTPPDPNRPTSAPGPNAGNACQKNDQYCGCCMMVQETNRLQMYFNETLNRVEEEFNKTKQYLSMIKDSRVAFSVALNNESNMVCFGPFRADASVIYRHVFLNLGGDYNVSTGVFTVPRSGVYSLALTVYSDAGTPGGSLAACATLQVNGKVVAGPSERNTQDQEDSVTIVLALHLKAGDKVAVNLPTGCFLCDDKSHYNTFSAFLLYCTE, encoded by the exons ATGAGAG CTCTTGTTTTGCTGTGTCTGGTGCATGTAGCTCTTGCAAGAAACTATGGCTGGACCCCACCTGACCCGAACCGTCCAACGTCAGCTCCAGGCCCCAATGCAGGCAATG CATGCCAAAAAAACGACCAGTATTGTGGTTGCTGCATGATGGTGCAAGAGACGAACAGGTTGCAGATGTACTTCAACGAGACCCTGAATAGGGTGGAGGAAGAATTCAATAAGACAAAACAGTATCTCAGTATGATCAAAG ACAGTCGTGTTGCCTTCTCTGTTGCTTTGAACAATGAGTCAAATATGGTTTGCTTCGGTCCTTTCCGTGCCGACGCTTCTGTCATCTACCGACACGTCTTCCTCAATCTGGGAGGCGACTACAATGTGAGCACTGGTGTCTTCACTGTTCCCCGCTCTGGTGTCTACAGCCTCGCCCTCACCGTCTACAGTGACGCTGGCACTCCTGGCGGCAGCCTGGCCGCCTGCGCCACCCTGCAAGTTAACGGCAAAGTGGTGGCAGGACCCAGTGAAAGAAACACGCAAGACCAAGAGGACAGTGTCACCATTGTTTTGGCCCTTCACCTAAAGGCAGGGGACAAGGTGGCGGTCAACCTGCCCACAGGATGTTTCCTCTGTGACGACAAGAGCCACTATAACactttctctgcttttcttctgtATTGTACTGAATAA
- the LOC111574512 gene encoding complement C1q and tumor necrosis factor-related protein 9-like, producing the protein MRAIVLLCLLPVALCATPNYYSWNPQNHIGHKDDTYLKCYDQASCGCCLMQRQMGRMEMYFNKSVEGMHRLLNESKKEITDMRASRSAFSVALNNDSALTCFGPFATNRVVIYKHVFLNLGGGYNVSTGVFTVPRSGVYSFALTVYGRAPNSSTLAACANLRVNGTVVTGPTENGMHDREDSATIVVAVKLKAGDKVDVVLPAGCFLCDNSSHFNTFTGFLLYATDHHRHPHPTMV; encoded by the exons ATGAGAG caatCGTATTGCTGTGTCTGCTGCCTGTAGCGCTCTGTGCAACTCCCAATTATTATTCCTGGAATCCACAAAACCACATAGGACACAAGGATGACACCTATCTAA agtgtTACGACCAGGCGTCTTGTGGCTGTTGTCTGATGCAGAGACAAATGGGCAGGATGGAGATGTACTTTAACAAGAGCGTGGAAGGAATGCACAGGCTGCTTAATGAATCCAAGAAGGAAATCACTGATATGAGAG CCAGCCGCAGTGCCTTCTCTGTGGCTCTAAACAATGACAGCGCTTTGACCTGCTTTGGCCCCTTCGCTACCAACAGAGTTGTCATCTACAAACACGTCTTCCTCAACCTGGGAGGCGGCTACAAtgtgagcacaggcgtgttcACTGTTCCCCGATCTGGTGTCTACAGCTTCGCCCTCACCGTCTACGGTAGAGCTCCTAACAGCAGCACCTTGGCCGCCTGCGCCAACCTGCGAGTTAATGGCACAGTGGTGACAGGACCCACCGAAAACGGCATGCATGACCGAGAGGACAGCGCCACCATCGTTGTGGCCGTTAAGCTGAAGGCTGGGGACAAGGTGGACGTCGTCCTGCCTGCAGGGTGTTTCCTCTGCGACAACAGCAGCCACTTTAACACTTTCACCGGCTTCTTGCTGTACGCTACTGATCACCATCGCCATCCCCACCCTACCATGGTGTAA
- the LOC111574513 gene encoding complement C1q-like protein 4 → MRAIVLLCLLEVAFAKPDFTWGGNTDTGEGGEPNKGHVCVTDQATCGCCLMQQQIHRMKEFFNMSLGELEKELMKTKTVLNNVRASRSAFSVALTNDDSLKCFGPFRDDRLIVYKHVFINLGGGYSVDTGVFTAPRSGVYSLALTVYSDAGSPGNTLAACAGLMVNSKLVAGPSERNMQDQEDSATIVVALHLKAGDKVAVNLPIGCFLCDDKSHYNTFTGFLLYATD, encoded by the exons ATGCGAG CTATTGTATTGTTGTGTCTGTTGGAAGTGGCGTTCGCCAAGCCTGATTTTACCTGGGGCGGAAACACAGACACTGGAGAAGGTGGAGAACCCAACAAAGGACATG TTTGTGTTACGGACCAGGCGACGTgtggctgctgtttgatgcaGCAACAGATACACAGGATGAAGGAGTTTTTTAACATGAGTCTTGGCGAGCTGGAGAAGGaactgatgaaaacaaaaacggTCCTCAACAACGTCAGAG CCAGCCGCAGCGCCTTCTCCGTCGCTCTGACCAATGACGACAGTTTGAAATGCTTTGGTCCTTTCCGTGACGATAGACTCATCGTCTACAAACACGTCTTCATCAACCTGGGAGGCGGCTACAGTGTGGACACTGGTGTCTTCACTGCTCCCCGCTCCGGTGTCTACAGCCTCGCCCTCACCGTCTACAGTGATGCCGGCTCTCCTGGCAACACCTTGGCTGCCTGTGCTGGCCTGATGGTTAATAGTAAGTTGGTGGCAGGACCCAGTGAAAGAAACATGCAAGACCAAGAGGACAGTGCCACCATTGTTGTGGCCCTTCACCTGAAGGCTGGGGACAAGGTGGCGGTCAACCTGCCCATCGGATGTTTCCTCTGTGACGACAAGAGCCACTATAACACTTTCACTGGCTTCCTGCTGTATGCTACTGACTAA